The proteins below come from a single Stutzerimonas stutzeri RCH2 genomic window:
- a CDS encoding cytochrome b, which translates to MRWRNSSTNYGLTSIALHWLVAAAVFGLFGLGYWMVGLTYYSSWYRTAPDLHKSIGLVLFLIMLLRVLWRFISPAPAPLASQGRLTQMAAKLGHSVLYLGLFLVMMSGYLISTADGRAISVFGLFDVPALITSIPNQADSAGLVHEYAAWALVIFAVVHALAALKHHFIDRDATLKRMLGRNPG; encoded by the coding sequence ATGCGCTGGCGTAACTCCTCCACCAACTACGGGCTGACCAGTATCGCGCTGCACTGGCTGGTCGCCGCGGCCGTGTTCGGTCTGTTCGGTCTGGGCTACTGGATGGTGGGGCTGACCTACTACAGCAGCTGGTATCGCACCGCGCCGGATCTGCACAAGAGCATCGGCCTGGTGTTGTTCCTGATCATGCTGTTGCGGGTGCTCTGGCGTTTTATCAGTCCTGCGCCGGCGCCGCTCGCCAGCCAGGGGCGGCTGACGCAAATGGCGGCGAAGTTGGGCCACAGCGTGCTGTATCTGGGGCTGTTCCTGGTGATGATGTCGGGCTACCTGATATCCACCGCCGATGGCCGAGCGATCAGCGTGTTCGGCCTGTTCGACGTGCCCGCGTTGATCACATCCATTCCCAACCAGGCCGACAGTGCCGGACTGGTCCACGAGTACGCCGCCTGGGCATTGGTGATCTTCGCCGTCGTACATGCGCTGGCCGCACTCAAACATCACTTCATCGACCGCGACGCGACGCTCAAGCGCATGCTCGGTCGTAATCCCGGTTAA
- a CDS encoding YceI family protein, with amino-acid sequence MLKKTLAALVLGSALAGGQVFAADYAIDKEGQHAFVNFKISHLGYSWLWGTFKDFDGAFSFDAAKPEESKVNVTLKTASVDTNHAERDKHLRSDDFLNVAKHPTATFESTSVKPTGDGTADIAGNLTLNGVTKPVVIAAKFIGEGKDPWGGYRAGFEGSTTLTLKDFDIKMDLGPASQTVELIISVEGVRK; translated from the coding sequence ATGCTCAAGAAAACGCTCGCGGCACTGGTTCTCGGCTCTGCCCTGGCAGGCGGCCAGGTCTTCGCTGCCGATTACGCCATCGACAAGGAAGGCCAGCACGCCTTCGTCAACTTCAAGATCAGCCACCTTGGCTACAGCTGGCTGTGGGGCACCTTCAAGGACTTCGACGGCGCGTTCAGCTTCGATGCGGCCAAGCCGGAAGAGAGCAAGGTCAATGTCACGCTGAAGACTGCCAGCGTCGACACCAACCATGCCGAGCGTGACAAGCACCTGCGCAGCGACGACTTCCTCAATGTCGCCAAGCACCCGACGGCAACCTTCGAGTCGACCTCGGTGAAGCCTACCGGCGACGGCACAGCCGATATCGCCGGCAACCTTACCCTCAATGGTGTGACCAAGCCGGTGGTGATTGCCGCCAAGTTCATTGGTGAGGGCAAGGACCCGTGGGGTGGCTATCGCGCCGGCTTCGAGGGCAGCACCACGCTGACGCTCAAGGACTTCGACATCAAGATGGATCTGGGCCCGGCCTCGCAGACGGTCGAGCTGATCATCTCGGTCGAAGGTGTGCGTAAGTAA
- a CDS encoding efflux RND transporter periplasmic adaptor subunit: MPIKSANAALMSILAMAVFLAGCQEEAAPPAQQKPKVGIVTLQAEPFAVTTELPGRTRAYRIAEVRPQVNGIIQKRLFTEGSDVKAGQQLYQIDASVYEATLKSAQASVASSKSLADRYAELVKDQAVSKQAYDEARAASLQAEAELERARIDVRYTKVLAPISGRVGRSAVTEGALVSNGQAQELATIQQLDPIYVDVTQPARDLLALRRDLAEGRLQKSGDNAAKVTLKLEDGSDYAHEGKLEFSEVTVDAGTGSVTLRAVFPNPDKDLLPGMFVHAQLVAGMKSEAILVPQQGVTRNTKGDPTAMVVNAESKVEVRPIKTERAVGNRWLVGEGLQPGDRVITEGLQFIQPGVEVEAVPATNVDNRGGVPAQPQGQEG; encoded by the coding sequence ATGCCAATCAAGTCAGCCAATGCTGCCCTGATGTCCATTCTCGCCATGGCTGTTTTCCTGGCCGGCTGTCAGGAAGAAGCCGCCCCTCCGGCCCAGCAGAAGCCCAAGGTGGGTATCGTGACCCTGCAGGCAGAGCCGTTCGCGGTGACCACCGAGCTGCCCGGACGTACCCGTGCCTACCGCATCGCCGAGGTGCGGCCGCAGGTCAACGGCATCATCCAGAAGCGCCTGTTCACCGAAGGCAGCGACGTCAAGGCCGGGCAGCAGCTGTATCAGATCGATGCGTCGGTCTACGAGGCGACGCTGAAGAGCGCCCAGGCGAGCGTCGCGTCCAGCAAGTCGCTGGCCGACCGCTATGCCGAGCTGGTCAAGGACCAGGCCGTCAGCAAACAGGCTTATGACGAGGCGCGGGCCGCCAGTCTGCAAGCCGAGGCGGAGCTGGAGCGAGCGCGGATCGACGTGCGGTACACCAAGGTGCTGGCGCCGATCTCCGGGCGCGTTGGCCGTTCTGCCGTCACCGAAGGTGCGCTGGTGAGCAATGGCCAAGCGCAGGAACTGGCGACGATCCAGCAGCTCGACCCGATCTATGTCGACGTGACTCAGCCGGCCCGTGATCTGCTCGCCTTGCGCCGTGACCTGGCCGAAGGGCGTCTGCAGAAGTCCGGCGACAACGCGGCAAAGGTCACCCTCAAGCTTGAGGATGGCAGCGACTACGCCCATGAAGGCAAGCTCGAGTTCAGTGAGGTGACGGTGGATGCCGGCACCGGATCGGTGACCCTGCGCGCTGTGTTCCCGAATCCGGACAAGGATCTGCTGCCGGGTATGTTCGTGCATGCGCAACTGGTGGCGGGGATGAAGAGCGAGGCGATCCTGGTGCCCCAGCAGGGTGTGACGCGCAACACCAAGGGCGATCCGACCGCGATGGTGGTCAATGCCGAGAGCAAGGTTGAGGTGCGGCCGATCAAGACCGAACGTGCCGTGGGCAATCGCTGGTTGGTCGGCGAAGGCCTGCAGCCGGGTGATCGCGTGATCACCGAAGGCCTGCAGTTCATCCAGCCGGGAGTGGAGGTCGAAGCGGTCCCGGCGACCAATGTCGATAATCGCGGTGGGGTGCCAGCACAGCCCCAAGGCCAAGAAGGCTGA
- a CDS encoding efflux RND transporter permease subunit, giving the protein MSRFFIDRPIFAWVIALVIMLAGGLSILKLPVNQYPSIAAPAVGISVSYPGASAQTVQDTVVQVIEQQLNGIDGLRYISSESNSDGSMTITVTFDQGTNPDIAQVQVQNKLQLATPLLPQEVQQQGIRVTKAVRNFLIVIGLVSTDGSLDQRDLANYIVANMQDPISRTKGVGDFQVFGAQYAMRIWLDPAKLNSFSMTPVDVSTAIQAQNVQISSGQLGGLPALPGQQLNATVIGKTRLQTPEQFRNILLKVNSDGSQVRLGDVARVELGGETYAVSAHFNGKPAAGLALKLATGANALDTVEGVRKTIEELKPFFPPGVEVVYPYDTTPVISASITGVMHTLLEAFVLVFLVMYLFLQNFRATLVPTLAVPVVLLGTFGVLAVFGFSINTLTMFAMILAIGLLVDDAIVVVENVERVMREEGLSPLEATRKSMGQIQGALIGIGVVLSAVLLPMAFFGGSTGVIYRQFSITIVSAMVLSVLMALIFTPALCATLLKPIDKDDHHEKRGFFGWFNRTFERSVNGYERGVKAVLKRKAPFLLLYVLIVGVMVVLFTRIPSAFLPEEDQGVLFAQVMTPSGSTAERTQQSIDAMRSYLLEEEGDIVRSVFTVTGFSFAGRGQSSGIAFIGLKPWSERTNKEDSVFALAQRAQQHFASFRDAQVFAFAPPAVMELGNATGFNFFLQDRAGVGQQVLQQARDKFMQLASQSPVLTRVRPNTLRDEPQYQVLIDDEKARVLGISLAEINSTLSIAWGGRYVNDFIDRGRVKKVYLQGVADARMNPEDLAKWYVRNDAGEMVPFSAFASGEWTYGSPKLSRYNGVSAIEMLGEPAPGYSSGDAMAEVERIVAQLPPGVGYSWTGQSYEERLAGSQTLALYALSLLVVFLCLAALYESWSIPFSVMLVVPLGIVGALAFTMLRGLSNEVFFQVGLVTTIGLSARNAILIVEFAKALHEQGMSYADAALQACRMRLRPIIMTSLAFILGVVPLAVASGAGAGSKHAIGTGVIGGMLTAAVLAIFWIPLFYVMICTFFDRTKPANQAAKEESL; this is encoded by the coding sequence ATGTCCAGATTCTTTATCGACCGGCCGATCTTCGCCTGGGTGATTGCCCTGGTGATCATGCTCGCCGGCGGCCTGTCCATTCTCAAGTTGCCGGTCAACCAGTACCCGAGCATTGCCGCACCTGCCGTTGGCATTTCGGTGAGCTATCCGGGCGCTTCGGCGCAGACGGTGCAGGACACCGTGGTGCAGGTCATCGAGCAGCAGCTCAACGGCATCGACGGGCTGCGCTACATCTCCTCGGAGAGCAACTCCGACGGCAGCATGACGATTACCGTGACCTTCGACCAGGGCACCAACCCGGATATCGCCCAGGTCCAGGTGCAGAACAAGCTGCAGCTGGCAACGCCGCTGCTGCCGCAAGAGGTTCAGCAACAGGGCATCCGTGTCACCAAGGCCGTGCGCAACTTCCTCATCGTCATCGGCCTGGTGTCCACGGACGGCAGCCTGGACCAGCGTGACCTGGCCAACTACATCGTCGCCAATATGCAGGACCCGATCTCCCGCACCAAGGGCGTCGGTGACTTCCAGGTGTTCGGTGCCCAGTACGCGATGCGCATCTGGCTCGATCCGGCCAAGCTGAACAGTTTCAGCATGACGCCGGTGGATGTAAGCACGGCGATTCAGGCGCAGAACGTGCAGATTTCCTCCGGTCAGCTTGGCGGACTGCCGGCACTGCCCGGGCAGCAGCTCAACGCGACCGTGATCGGCAAGACTCGTCTGCAGACGCCGGAGCAGTTCCGCAACATTCTGCTCAAGGTCAACAGCGATGGCTCCCAGGTGCGCCTGGGCGACGTCGCCAGGGTCGAGCTGGGCGGCGAAACCTATGCCGTCAGTGCCCATTTCAACGGCAAGCCGGCCGCCGGTCTGGCGCTGAAGCTGGCCACCGGTGCCAACGCGCTGGATACCGTCGAAGGTGTACGCAAGACCATCGAAGAGCTCAAGCCGTTCTTCCCGCCGGGTGTCGAAGTGGTCTATCCATACGACACCACGCCGGTCATCTCTGCGTCCATCACTGGGGTGATGCACACGCTACTCGAGGCGTTCGTGCTGGTGTTCCTGGTGATGTACCTGTTCCTGCAGAACTTCCGCGCGACCTTGGTTCCGACGCTGGCGGTGCCGGTGGTGCTGCTGGGTACCTTCGGCGTCCTGGCGGTGTTCGGCTTCAGCATCAATACCCTGACCATGTTCGCCATGATTCTGGCCATCGGCCTGCTGGTGGACGATGCCATCGTGGTGGTGGAGAACGTCGAGCGGGTGATGCGCGAGGAAGGGCTCTCGCCACTGGAAGCGACGCGCAAGTCCATGGGGCAGATCCAGGGTGCGCTGATCGGCATTGGTGTGGTGTTGTCTGCGGTACTGCTGCCGATGGCCTTCTTCGGTGGCTCGACAGGGGTCATCTACCGGCAGTTCTCGATCACCATCGTCTCGGCGATGGTGCTCTCGGTGCTGATGGCACTGATCTTCACCCCGGCACTGTGCGCGACACTGCTCAAACCCATCGACAAGGACGACCATCACGAAAAGCGTGGCTTCTTCGGCTGGTTCAACCGCACCTTCGAGCGCAGCGTCAATGGCTATGAGCGCGGTGTGAAAGCCGTGCTCAAGCGCAAGGCACCGTTCCTGTTGCTCTATGTGCTGATCGTTGGCGTCATGGTGGTGCTCTTCACCCGCATCCCCTCGGCGTTCCTGCCGGAGGAAGATCAGGGCGTGCTGTTTGCCCAGGTGATGACGCCTTCGGGGTCGACCGCCGAGCGCACCCAGCAGAGCATCGATGCAATGCGCAGCTATCTGCTGGAAGAAGAGGGCGACATCGTCCGTTCCGTGTTCACCGTGACCGGCTTCAGCTTCGCCGGCCGCGGTCAGAGCTCGGGTATCGCCTTTATCGGTCTAAAGCCCTGGAGCGAACGGACCAACAAGGAAGACAGCGTCTTCGCCCTCGCCCAGCGTGCGCAACAGCATTTCGCCAGCTTCCGCGACGCTCAGGTATTCGCCTTCGCGCCGCCAGCGGTGATGGAGTTGGGTAATGCCACAGGCTTCAATTTCTTCCTGCAGGACCGCGCTGGCGTTGGCCAGCAGGTGCTGCAGCAAGCGCGTGACAAGTTCATGCAGCTGGCCAGCCAGAGTCCGGTGCTGACCCGTGTGCGGCCGAACACCTTGCGCGACGAACCGCAGTATCAGGTGCTTATCGACGATGAAAAGGCGCGGGTACTCGGCATTTCGCTGGCGGAAATCAACAGCACGCTGTCGATTGCCTGGGGTGGGCGCTACGTCAATGACTTCATTGATCGTGGTCGGGTCAAGAAGGTCTATCTGCAGGGCGTCGCCGATGCCCGCATGAACCCCGAAGACCTGGCGAAGTGGTATGTGCGCAACGATGCCGGCGAGATGGTGCCGTTCAGCGCCTTCGCCAGCGGCGAATGGACTTACGGTTCGCCGAAGCTGTCCCGCTACAACGGCGTCAGCGCGATCGAGATGCTCGGTGAACCGGCGCCTGGCTACAGCTCCGGTGATGCCATGGCCGAGGTGGAACGCATCGTCGCCCAGCTGCCGCCAGGCGTGGGTTATTCCTGGACTGGCCAGTCCTACGAGGAACGGCTGGCGGGCTCGCAGACGCTGGCGCTCTACGCCTTGTCGCTGTTGGTGGTGTTCCTCTGCCTGGCGGCGCTGTACGAGAGCTGGTCGATTCCGTTCTCAGTCATGCTCGTCGTGCCGCTGGGTATCGTTGGTGCGCTGGCGTTCACCATGCTGCGCGGACTGTCCAATGAGGTGTTCTTCCAGGTTGGCCTGGTCACCACCATCGGTCTGTCGGCACGTAACGCGATCCTTATCGTCGAGTTCGCCAAGGCACTGCACGAACAGGGCATGAGCTACGCCGATGCGGCGCTGCAGGCTTGTCGCATGCGTCTGCGGCCGATCATCATGACCTCGCTGGCGTTCATCCTCGGCGTGGTGCCGCTGGCCGTTGCGTCTGGCGCCGGTGCGGGCAGCAAGCATGCCATCGGTACTGGTGTGATCGGCGGCATGTTGACCGCTGCGGTGTTGGCAATCTTCTGGATTCCGCTGTTCTACGTGATGATCTGTACGTTCTTCGATCGCACGAAGCCCGCCAACCAGGCCGCGAAGGAGGAGTCGCTGTGA
- a CDS encoding AdeC/AdeK/OprM family multidrug efflux complex outer membrane factor — MNKSLLALALAAALGGCSLIPEYQRPDAPVAGDWPQGEAYPQGAAQASERALGWREFFRDPALQQLIEVALENNRDLRVAALNVDAYRALYRVQRADVLPAVSADGSGTRSRTPGDMNMTGEPAISSQYSATFGVSWELDLFGRLRSLRDQALEEYFASEAAQRSTQISLIASVANAWLTLQADQALLQVTRDTLKTYEESLGLTQRSFDVGVASALELRQARSAVDSARVSIEQYTRLVAQDRNALTLLLGQSLPAGLPSGDGLERTQLAALPIGLPSDLLQQRPDILQAEYQLRAVNASIGAARAAFFPRISLTGAAGTASSELSGLFDGGSGYWSFSPSISVPIFNAGQLRANLDYAQISKNIQVAQYEKAIQTAFREVADGLAAQATYTRQVQAQRDLLQTSEDYYNLAERRYRTGVDSYLTVLDAQRQLFNVQQQLIGDRLAQMTSEVNLFKALGGGWQEAGQTQPSGG; from the coding sequence GTGAACAAGTCTCTATTGGCCCTCGCCCTAGCGGCGGCCCTGGGTGGCTGCTCGCTGATACCGGAGTATCAGCGTCCCGACGCCCCGGTGGCCGGCGATTGGCCGCAGGGCGAGGCCTACCCGCAGGGCGCGGCGCAGGCCTCCGAGCGGGCGCTTGGCTGGCGCGAGTTCTTCCGCGATCCGGCGTTGCAGCAATTGATCGAAGTCGCGCTGGAAAACAACCGCGACCTGCGCGTTGCGGCGCTGAATGTCGATGCGTACCGCGCGCTGTATCGCGTACAGCGTGCCGATGTGCTGCCGGCAGTGAGTGCCGATGGCTCGGGCACGCGCAGCCGTACGCCGGGAGACATGAACATGACCGGCGAGCCGGCCATCAGCAGTCAGTACAGCGCAACGTTCGGCGTGTCCTGGGAACTCGATCTGTTCGGTCGCCTGCGCAGTCTCCGCGACCAGGCGCTGGAAGAGTACTTTGCCAGCGAGGCTGCGCAGCGCAGCACCCAGATCAGCCTGATCGCCAGTGTTGCCAATGCCTGGCTGACACTGCAGGCCGATCAGGCGCTGCTGCAGGTCACGCGGGACACGCTCAAGACCTACGAGGAAAGCCTGGGTCTGACGCAGCGCAGTTTCGATGTCGGCGTCGCCTCGGCACTGGAGCTGCGCCAGGCGCGCAGTGCCGTCGACAGTGCGCGGGTGAGCATCGAGCAGTACACGCGCCTGGTGGCGCAGGACCGCAACGCGCTGACACTGCTGCTGGGTCAGAGCCTGCCGGCCGGGTTGCCGTCTGGCGATGGTTTGGAGCGGACCCAGCTCGCGGCACTGCCGATCGGTCTGCCTTCGGATCTACTGCAGCAGCGGCCGGACATCCTGCAGGCGGAGTACCAGCTGCGGGCGGTCAACGCCAGCATCGGTGCGGCGCGCGCGGCGTTTTTTCCGCGTATCAGCCTGACCGGTGCGGCGGGTACCGCCAGCAGCGAGTTGTCCGGGTTGTTCGACGGCGGCTCCGGTTACTGGAGTTTCTCGCCGAGCATCAGCGTGCCGATCTTCAACGCCGGCCAGCTGCGGGCGAACCTGGATTACGCGCAGATCAGCAAGAACATCCAGGTCGCGCAGTATGAGAAAGCCATCCAGACGGCCTTCCGCGAAGTGGCCGACGGGCTGGCCGCCCAGGCTACCTACACGCGCCAGGTGCAGGCGCAGCGTGATCTGCTGCAGACCAGCGAGGACTACTACAACCTTGCCGAGCGCCGCTATCGCACTGGGGTGGATAGCTACCTGACTGTGCTCGATGCACAGCGTCAGCTGTTCAACGTGCAGCAGCAACTGATTGGCGACCGCCTGGCGCAGATGACCAGCGAGGTCAATCTGTTCAAGGCGCTTGGTGGTGGCTGGCAGGAGGCTGGTCAGACGCAGCCGTCCGGCGGTTGA
- a CDS encoding DEAD/DEAH box helicase — protein MSFASLGLSEALAGAVEAAGYTQPTPVQQRAIPAVLQGRDLMVAAQTGTGKTGGFALPVLELLFPGGHPDREHRYGPKQPRVLVLTPTRELAAQVHESFKVYARDLPLKSTCIFGGVGMNPQIQAVAKGLDVLVACPGRLLDLANQKAIDLSHVEILVLDEADRMLDMGFIHDVKKVLAKLPAKRQNLLFSATFSKDITDLAGKLLHNPERIEVTPPNTTVERIEQRMFRVAASHKRALLAHLITQGAWEQVLVFTRTKHGANRLAEYLEKHGLPAAAIHGNKSQNARTKALADFKANQVRILVATDIAARGLDIDQLPHVVNFELPNVEEDYVHRIGRTGRAGRSGEAISLVAPDEEKLLKGIERMTKQRIPEGDLMGFDASAIEAEKPEVREPRQPRPQRGEGKARGERNKPAEKGAEQKERNRRSQSKSRKPARDSASGEAQVVARPPQLPPDRAPDEFRDDELDNFGNRVDYVSPYQNKQNRGRRPGAPAQPGSAPRAAGAARTGAAGAGAPAAKGKRPGQAQGARSGQPRNGQPRRKNESRRIDEPVVSRQEAAKPREKQPVIIHKESKIDRLPSLDQLEQLPTRPRGEKPALLTRNREA, from the coding sequence ATGTCCTTTGCTTCCCTCGGTCTCTCCGAGGCTTTGGCCGGTGCCGTCGAGGCTGCCGGTTACACCCAGCCTACCCCCGTGCAACAGCGGGCCATTCCCGCCGTGTTGCAAGGCCGCGACCTGATGGTTGCCGCCCAGACCGGAACCGGTAAGACAGGCGGTTTCGCCCTGCCGGTCCTCGAACTCCTGTTTCCGGGTGGCCACCCGGACCGTGAACACCGCTACGGCCCGAAACAGCCGCGCGTGCTGGTGCTGACACCGACCCGCGAGCTCGCCGCCCAGGTTCACGAAAGCTTCAAGGTCTATGCCCGTGACCTGCCCCTGAAGAGCACCTGCATCTTTGGTGGCGTCGGCATGAACCCGCAGATCCAGGCGGTAGCCAAGGGTCTCGACGTGCTGGTCGCCTGCCCCGGCCGCCTGCTCGACCTGGCCAACCAGAAAGCCATCGACCTCTCCCATGTGGAAATCCTCGTCCTCGACGAAGCCGACCGCATGCTCGACATGGGTTTCATCCATGACGTCAAGAAGGTCCTGGCCAAGCTGCCGGCCAAGCGCCAGAACTTGCTGTTCTCGGCAACCTTCTCCAAGGACATCACCGATCTCGCCGGCAAGCTGCTGCACAACCCCGAGCGCATCGAGGTTACGCCGCCGAACACCACCGTCGAGCGTATCGAGCAGCGCATGTTCCGCGTAGCCGCCAGCCACAAGCGCGCCCTGCTCGCTCACCTGATCACCCAGGGTGCCTGGGAACAGGTACTGGTTTTCACCCGTACCAAGCACGGCGCCAACCGCCTGGCCGAGTATCTGGAAAAGCACGGCCTGCCGGCTGCCGCGATCCATGGCAACAAGAGCCAGAATGCACGGACCAAGGCCCTGGCCGACTTCAAGGCCAACCAGGTGCGCATCCTGGTCGCCACCGATATCGCCGCCCGCGGTCTGGATATCGATCAGCTGCCGCACGTGGTCAACTTCGAGCTGCCCAACGTCGAAGAAGACTATGTGCACCGCATCGGTCGTACCGGCCGTGCCGGGCGCAGCGGTGAAGCCATTTCGCTGGTCGCGCCAGACGAGGAAAAGTTGCTCAAGGGCATCGAGCGCATGACCAAGCAGCGCATTCCCGAAGGCGATCTGATGGGCTTCGATGCCAGTGCCATCGAGGCGGAAAAGCCGGAGGTGCGCGAACCGCGCCAGCCGCGTCCGCAGCGCGGCGAAGGCAAGGCACGCGGCGAGCGTAACAAGCCTGCCGAAAAAGGTGCCGAGCAGAAGGAGCGTAATCGTCGTAGCCAGAGCAAGTCCCGCAAGCCTGCGCGCGATAGCGCCAGCGGCGAAGCGCAGGTCGTCGCGCGTCCGCCGCAGCTGCCGCCGGATCGCGCTCCGGACGAGTTCCGCGATGATGAGCTGGACAACTTCGGCAATCGCGTCGATTACGTCAGCCCGTACCAGAACAAGCAGAACCGCGGCCGCCGTCCCGGCGCCCCGGCTCAGCCTGGTAGCGCGCCACGCGCAGCCGGAGCCGCGCGTACTGGTGCCGCCGGTGCCGGCGCGCCTGCTGCCAAGGGCAAACGCCCAGGCCAGGCCCAGGGCGCACGCAGTGGTCAGCCACGCAACGGCCAGCCACGGCGCAAGAACGAAAGCCGTCGTATCGACGAGCCTGTCGTTTCGCGACAGGAGGCCGCCAAGCCTCGCGAAAAGCAGCCGGTGATCATTCACAAGGAGTCGAAGATCGATCGTCTGCCCAGCCTGGATCAGCTCGAGCAGCTACCAACGCGTCCACGGGGCGAGAAGCCGGCCCTGCTGACGCGTAACCGCGAAGCCTGA
- the metF gene encoding methylenetetrahydrofolate reductase [NAD(P)H] — MSTSPRPSISFEFFPTKTDAGHEKLLNVARQLAGYQPDFFSCTYGAGGSTRDRTLNTVLQLDGEVKVPTAPHLSCVGDTKAELRELLNIYKDAGIQRIVALRGDLPSGMGMASGELRYANELVEFIRSETGDHFHIEVAAYPEMHPQARNFEDDLANFVRKAKAGANSAITQYFFNADCYFYFVERVRKLGVDTPIVPGIMPITNYSKLARFSDACGAEIPRWVRKQLEAYGDDMQSIQAFGEQVITEMCQKLLAGDAPGLHFYTLNQAEPSLAIWNNLGLSR, encoded by the coding sequence ATGAGCACATCCCCACGCCCCTCCATCAGCTTCGAGTTCTTCCCGACCAAGACCGATGCCGGGCATGAAAAACTGCTGAACGTGGCCCGCCAGCTGGCCGGCTATCAACCCGATTTCTTCTCCTGCACCTACGGTGCCGGTGGCTCGACCCGTGACCGCACGCTGAACACCGTGCTGCAGCTCGACGGCGAGGTAAAGGTGCCGACCGCGCCGCACCTGTCCTGCGTCGGCGACACCAAGGCTGAATTGCGCGAACTGCTGAACATCTACAAGGATGCCGGCATCCAGCGCATCGTTGCCCTACGCGGCGACCTGCCCTCCGGCATGGGCATGGCCAGCGGCGAGCTGCGCTACGCCAACGAGCTGGTGGAGTTCATCCGCAGCGAGACCGGCGACCACTTCCACATCGAAGTTGCCGCCTACCCGGAAATGCACCCGCAGGCGCGCAATTTCGAAGACGACCTCGCCAATTTCGTGCGCAAGGCCAAGGCTGGCGCGAACAGTGCGATCACCCAGTACTTCTTCAACGCCGACTGCTACTTCTACTTCGTCGAGCGCGTGCGCAAGCTCGGTGTGGACACACCGATCGTGCCGGGCATCATGCCGATCACCAATTACAGCAAGCTGGCCCGCTTCTCCGATGCCTGTGGCGCGGAGATCCCACGCTGGGTGCGCAAGCAGCTCGAAGCCTATGGCGACGACATGCAGAGCATCCAGGCCTTCGGCGAGCAGGTGATCACCGAAATGTGCCAGAAGCTGCTGGCCGGCGACGCGCCCGGCCTGCACTTCTACACGCTGAACCAGGCCGAGCCGAGCCTGGCGATCTGGAACAACCTCGGGCTGTCACGCTGA